A window from Drosophila yakuba strain Tai18E2 chromosome 3L, Prin_Dyak_Tai18E2_2.1, whole genome shotgun sequence encodes these proteins:
- the LOC6533847 gene encoding protein KRI1 homolog: protein MNNKLFEGSDDDGEDLQLSTNKDYAKTYNILRKKELLQKYKDRGLDVSESEFDSDSSSSEEDEVDPKFDQDFFKTLSSLKSKDPRIYDKGTKFFSESSGDEDDKDGESPKKKKKPKPVTLKDYERKVILEHNGKFESSDDEQQEKEHEELQRAQSPSAVEEERRLKAEFRKVMTKDDDSEDEEFGGIFKKRSKTKEQTAAEEADFAKWLAGKQAEIQQTDKEQLEPLKQYWNSNKLTQGESFLRDYILNKGYANTDESAIPTYDEIVGEAAPLSEDEQELEKQAEFEHKYNFRFEEPDADFIKRYPRTIEQSLRRTDDKRKEKRKELKERKDQEKQQKMKELELIKEMKRKEIDEKIRKLKAVTGNDELGFRDDELEEDFDPAAHDRRMQELFDDEYYNVDEGEEKPECPSDIDELALEDWDNYDPKHHANGGYDEDYEGHCEDDDFNMDCDYDPSTAKEQLQQELIENTRGRKGRKGRRNRFMEMIQAEKPAFNPEDEKTYSEYIDEYYQMDCEDIIGDQPCRFKYVETTPNDFGLTIEEILLAKNKELNQWASLKKAVQNRPEHVEKKEQRLYKMKAKNEDLKRKIFKSLYGEGSDDEEQPAEENPVATAPTTPAAEATAPAENGQVSTEGLSKSKRKRLKRKAAAAAATSAPKVPKEEPVLKDTKEEPAGSTEDVQAENSKKKPVASSKKGKDDGNQETKANAQSTETTRNNNAFKNNKNEDKNVQNGFQKPQNKTNKNAKSNNAFKTTETAPTNAEKPSGNANPFNKPQLKSHQRQELPPIHKNQGGNKKGPKNASGPNPFKKSNQKPSAPFPAKKTNNFKAKNKQNNNSGITDDRLKAYGINPRKFHKREKYGKKDK, encoded by the exons atGAATAATAAACTCTTTGAGGGCTCCGACGACGATGGGGAGGATCTGCAGTTGTCCACCAACAAGGATTATGCCAAGACCTACAACATCCTGCGCAAAAAAGAGCTTCTacagaaat ATAAGGATCGTGGCTTGGATGTTTCCGAATCGGAATTCGACAGTGACAGCTCGTCATCCGAGGAGGACGAGGTGGACCCCAAATTCGACCAGGACTTCTTCAAGACACTTTCCTCGCTAAAAAGTAAAGATCCACGTATTTACGACAAGGGTACGAAATTCTTCAGTGAGTCCTCCGGCGATGAAGATGATAAGGATGGGGAGTCtccaaaaaagaagaagaaacctAAGCCAGTCACCTTGAAGGACTACGAACGAAAGGTTATTTTGGAACATAATGGCAAGTTCGAGAGCTCAGATGatgagcagcaggaaaaagAGCATGAGGAACttcagcgagcacagtcaCCTAGCGCCGTGGAGGAGGAGCGCCGCTTGAAAGCCGAATTCCGGAAAGTGATGACCAAGGACGACGACAGTGAGGATGAGGAATTTGGAGGTATATTCAAGAAGCGCAGTAAGACCAAGGAGCAAACAGCTGCCGAGGAGGCAGACTTCGCCAAATGGCTGGCGGGAAAACAAGCAGAAATTCAGCAAACCGACAAGGAGCAGTTGGAGCCTCTTAAACAGTACTGGAACAGCAACAAGCTCACCCAGGGAGAAAGTTTCCTGAGAGATTACATCCTCAACAAGGGCTATGCAAACACGGATGAGTCCGCCATACCCACCTACGATGAGATCGTGGGAGAAGCTGCCCCGCTCTCCGAGGATGAACAGGAACTGGAGAAGCAGGCAGAATTTGAGCACAAGTACAATTTCCGCTTTGAAGAACCAGATGCGGACTTCATTAAGCGCTATCCCCGCACCATCGAACAATCCTTGCGACGCACCGATGAcaagagaaaagaaaaacgcaAGGAGCTTAAGGAGCGCAAGGATCAGGAGAAACAGCAGAAGATGAAGGAACTGGAGCTCATTAAGGAAATGAAGCGTAAGGAGATCGATGAAAAGATACGCAAACTAAAAGCGGTCACGGGCAACGATGAGCTCGGTTTCCGGGACGACGAACTTGAGGAAGACTTTGACCCGGCGGCCCACGATCGTCGGATGCAGGAGCTCTTCGACGATGAGTACTACAATGTGGATGAAGGCGAGGAGAAACCTGAATGTCCCTCGGATATCGATGAATTGGCGCTGGAAGATTGGGATAACTACGATCCCAAACATCACGCTAATGGGGGTTATGATGAGGACTATGAAGGTCACTGCGAGGACGACGACTTCAACATGGATTGCGACTACGATCCGTCCACGGCCAAGGAGCAGCTTCAACAAGAGCTCATTGAAAACACTCGTGGTCGCAAAGGACGCAAGGGTAGGCGAAATCGTTTCATGGAGATGATCCAGGCGGAAAAGCCTGCATTCAATCCTGAGGACGAAAAGACGTACAGTGAGTACATCGATGAGTACTACCAAATGGACTGCGAGGATATCATCGGAGATCAACCGTGCCGATTTAAGTATGTGGAAACCACACCAAACGATTTTGGTTTGACGATAGAAGAG ATCTTGCTGGCCAAGAACAAGGAGCTCAACCAGTGGGCTAGCTTGAAGAAGGCTGTCCAAAACAGACCGGAACACGTAGAGAAAAAGGAGCAACGTCTCTACAAGATGAAAGCCAAAAATGAAGACCTCAAGCGCAAGATCTTCAAAAGTCTTTACGGAGAAGG TTCTGACGACGAGGAGCAGCCAGCCGAAGAGAATCCAGTGGCTACAGCACCGACTACACCAGCTGCTGAAGCGACAGCTCCAGCCGAAAATGGTCAAGTCTCGACGGAAGGTTTGTCCAAATCGAAGAGGAAACGCCTTAAACGCAAggctgccgcagcagcagccaccagtGCGCCTAAGGTTCCAAAAGAGGAACCTGTCCTCAAGGATACAAAGGAGGAACCGGCAGGATCAACAGAAGATGTTCAGGcagaaaattccaagaaaaaGCCCGTTGCTTCCTCTAAAAAGGGTAAAGATGACGGAAACCAGGAAACTAAAGCCAACGCACAAAGCACCGAAACAACAAGAAACAATAATgcctttaaaaataacaaaaacgaGGATAAAAACGTGCAAAATGGATTCCAAAAaccccaaaacaaaacaaacaaaaatgcaaagtcAAACAATGCTTTTAAAACTACGGAAACTGCGCCTACAAACGCAGAAAAACCAAGTGGAAATGCAAACCCTTTCAATAAGCCACAACTGAAGTCCCATCAAAGGCAAGAGCTGCCACCAATTCATAAAAATCAAGGGGGAAACAAAAAGGGACCCAAAAACGCTAGCGGTCCCAATCCCTTCAAGAAATCAAACCAAAAGCCAAGTGCTCCCTTCCCAGCAAAGAAAACGAACAACTTTAAGGcgaaaaacaagcaaaataaCAACAGTGGAATAACCGACGATCGATTAAAGGCATATGGTATAAATCCCAGAAAATTCCACAAGCGGGAAAAATATGGTAAGAAAGATAAGTAA
- the LOC6533849 gene encoding NADH dehydrogenase [ubiquinone] 1 beta subcomplex subunit 5, mitochondrial produces MVGWSRLLSPAAKFASYRAVLQEPACRNALQQQLRRMGGDHGHHHMTIKPSRFQWDKFKDLMHFYVMLGVIPVTALILYANIFVGPAQLAEIPEGYEPKHWEYEKHPISRFISRYMLNSEQQNYEKSLHYLFEENEKAQIRLLEDQVRRKMSERNDYQAYYYRPSVAKYHRISKEAADELEALRGD; encoded by the exons ATGGTTGGTTGGAGCCGTTTGCTGTCGCCGGCGGCGAAGTTCGCCAGCTACCGGGCTGTCCTGCAGGAGCCCGCGTGCCGGAATG CcctgcagcaacagctgcgCAGGATGGGAGGCGATCATGGACACCACCACATGACCATCAAGCCATCCCGCTTCCAGTGGGACAAGTTCAAGGATCTGATGCACTTTTACGTAATGCTCGGCGTCATCCCTGTCACCGCATTGATTCTCTACGCGAACATTTTTGTGGGACCCGCGCAGCTCGCCGAGATTCCCGAGGGCTACGAGCCCAAGCACTGGGAGTACGAGAAG CACCCCATCTCGCGTTTTATTTCCCGCTACATGTTGAACTCGGAGCAGCAAAACTACGAGAAATCCCTGCACTATCTGTTCGAGGAGAACGAAAAAGCCCAGATTCG tctTCTTGAGGACCAAGTACGTCGTAAGATGTCCGAGCGCAACGATTACCAGGCTTACTACTACCGACCATCGGTGGCCAAATACCACAGGATTTCGAAAGAGGCTGCTGACGAGCTGGAGGCTCTGCGCGGAGACTAA
- the LOC6533848 gene encoding autophagy protein 12-like produces MAETPESQAALSTSSSTPADKDGSKICILLNATGNVPIIKKRTWTVDPNKTVSWIQKFIHKFLKLDASEQIFLYVNQTFAPAPDQIIKNLYECHGTNGKLVLYYCKNQAWG; encoded by the exons ATGGCAGAGACACCAGAATCCCAGGCAGCTCTGAGCACTTCCTCCTCCACACCTGCCGATAAGGATGGTTCCAAAA TTTGCATCCTTCTGAACGCCACTGGCAATGTACCCATCATCAAGAAGCGAACGTGGACCGTGGATCCCAACAAGACAGTCAGCTGGATCCAGAAGTTTATCCACAAGTTTCTGAAACTTGATGCCAGCGAGCAAATT TTCCTGTACGTTAATCAGACATTCGCACCCGCCCCGGATCAGATAATCAAGAACCTGTACGAGTGCCATGGAACCAATGGGAAACTGGTGCTCTACTACTGCAAGAATCAGGCGTGGGGCTAA
- the LOC6533846 gene encoding differentially expressed in FDCP 8 homolog, whose product MSSWRDSLTSIPGTVAQLINESANNLLHVSSSLGSTVGLGGSGSTGSGSEGGGGGSEESGPQSAEYRALPIPASLVREQWRLIFTSDANIQDLQAAIAHCRDLVLLSEELSEERRWLVRHLVDLRYSLQELEEAQEQHSLSSDMVVMNAIRAVVGHHFVPHHPHHGKRNRLQAAAKRNYCDHCTTIIWSVVQNSYVCSDCGFLVHQKCIDGVKRVCAHVLVSERQHPISEICPEIGLASQGYKCAECGTMLNIKNTWVEPRLCDYSGLYYCPRCNWNDSNFIPARIIHNWDFSPRRVSRTALQEIRLFLNKPLIRLEEDNPKLFVFVEKLCAVKKLRQNLVHMRHYLAACKIASELKLVDQQLGVRRHLAQSNEFYSLNDLSQVESGALTEFLQGVFKAFNDHIRSCPMCLAQAYICEICSNNEVIFPFDDGCIKCDQCNSIFHRVCLTRKNMICPKCIRIQERRLQLDRMKSTEDDDDGVATDDDVTAAE is encoded by the exons ATGAGCTCCTGGCGAGACAGTCTCACCAGCATTCCGGGCACAGTGGCGCAGTTGATCAACGAGAGCGCCAACAACCTGTTGCACGTCTCCTCCTCGCTGGGATCAACAGTTGGCCTTGGAGGCTCGGGCTCCACTGGATCTGGATCCGAGGGCGGAGGCGGGGGCAGCGAGGAGAGTGGCCCACAAAGTGCGGAGTACAGGGCGTTGCCCATTCCCGCCTCCTTGGTGCGCGAGCAATGGCGCCTGATCTTCACCAGCGATGCCAATATCCAGGATCTTCAGGCGGCCATTGCCCACTGCAGGGATCTCGTCCTGCTGAGCGAGGAACTCAGCGAGGAGCGTCGCTGGCTGGTGCGACACTTGGTCGATCTGCGCTACTCActgcaggagctggaggaggccCAGGAACAGCATTCCCTCTCCTCAGACATGGTCGTAATGAATGCCATTCGTGCGGTGGTGGGTCATCACTTTGTGCCCCACCATCCGCATCACGGAAAACGGAATCGCCTGCAGGCAGCCGCCAAGAGGAACTACTGTGACCACTGCACCACCATCATTTGGAGCGTGGTGCAGAACTCGTACGTGTGCAGCGATTGCGGATTCTTGGTCCATCAGAAGTGCATCGATGGCGTCAAGAGGGTCTGTGCCCATGTTCTGGTTTCAGAGCGCCAGCATCCCATTTCCGAGATATGTCCAGAAATCGGTCTTGCCTCCCAGGGATACAAGTGCGCCGAATGCGGAACGATGCTAAATATAA AAAATACCTGGGTTGAACCGCGATTATGCGACTATAGTGGATTGTACTACTGCCCTCGCTGCAACTGGAACGACAGCAACTTCATACCAGCCCGCATAATCCACAACTGGGACTTTTCGCCACGCAGAGTGTCGCGCACAGCGCTCCAAGAGATCAGGTTGTTCCTAAACAAACCGCTCATCCGCTTGGAGGAGGACAATCCCAAGCTGTTTGTGTTCGTTGAAAAGTTGTGTGCGGTAAAGAAACTGCGACAGAACCTGGTCCATATGCGCCACTATCTGGCTGCCTGCAAGATCGCCAGCGAGTTGAAGCTGGTGGATCAGCAACTAGGCGTCAGACGACACCTGGCGCAGTCAAATGAGTTCTATTCCCTAAATGATCTCAGCCAAGTAGAATCTGGAGCGCTCACCGAGTTCTTGCAAGGTGTTTTTAAGGCATTCAATGATCACATACGATCCTGCCCCATGTGCCTTGCCCAAGCGTACATCTGCGAGATTTGTAGCAACAACGAGGTGATCTTTCCCTTCGATGATGGCTGCATCAAATGTGATCAGTGTAATTCCATCTTCCACCGAGTTTGCCTCACGCGCAAAAATATGATTTGTCCCAAATGCATCCGCATCCAGGAGCGCCGCCTTCAATTGGATCGCATGAAGAGCACggaagatgatgatgacggAGTGGCCACCGATGATGACGTGACTGCCGCGGAATAA
- the LOC6533845 gene encoding larval serum protein 2 — protein sequence MKSFTVIAVAAVALLAALGQAKHLDSKVADKDFLMKQNFVFQILQHIYQDDVFTTPFSASYVEYKPWEHVADYVHPEMLEHFFELWQHQPFTDDMVWSVMYEKHEEYVVGLVRLFYFAKNWETFQHAVFWARQHVNKQLFVYALTIASLFRDDMQGVVLPAHYEIHPWSFFDSQALEWAEHYKMHGFHHVKQMDNIYNVVIRTNYSNVHGALNYDHDLAYYLEDVGFNAFYYYFNLDYPFWTKGGEEHVLNKDRRGELYLYVHWQLLARWYLERLSHDLGEVPAFNMYVPTESGYASNLRTYYGVPQWHRENHHSFYHEHNYEHIEHVEMYTQRVMDWIHKNQKFDVETINVLGNIIQGNADSVDKKFYGSLDKLYRFIVNEGHHYGHGDESFPGLFMHYDTSMRDPIFYEVYKTIVSHYWHLMETYPEYHQKDYAFEGVHIDAVHMPESLTTYFEHFDSDISNAVNVEPAVEGATDPLYSFGRNSHYKGSSYVIKARQQRLNHKPFEFTLDVTSDKAQDAVVKVFIGPKYDEHGHVIPLEYNYQNFFELEHFKVHLEAGVNHIKRTSGDFSFWVNDRTTYLELYQKLMDATNSDYKFKLDQSEAHCGVPNRMMLPRGKKGGQVFQFFYMVYPYHQPEVAQFTGYDPVVSCGVGHGSRYVDALPFGFPFNRPVKHDYYFDVHNFKFFDVKIFHRDEHTNVV from the coding sequence ATGAAGTCGTTCACGGTGATTGCAGTTGCGGCGGTGGCATTGCTGGCTGCTCTGGGCCAGGCCAAGCACCTGGACTCCAAGGTGGCGGACAAGGACTTTCTGATGAAGCAGAACTTCGTGTTCCAGATCCTGCAGCACATCTACCAGGACGATGTGTTCACAACCCCATTCTCCGCCAGCTACGTGGAGTACAAGCCGTGGGAGCATGTGGCCGACTATGTGCACCCAGAGATGTTGGAGCACTTCTTCGAGCTGTGGCAGCATCAGCCCTTCACCGATGACATGGTGTGGTCGGTGATGTACGAGAAGCACGAGGAGTATGTGGTCGGTCTGGTGCGTCTCTTCTACTTCGCCAAGAACTGGGAGACCTTCCAGCACGCCGTATTCTGGGCCCGCCAGCACGTGAACAAGCAGCTCTTCGTCTACGCCCTGACCATTGCCAGTCTGTTCCGTGACGATATGCAGGGAGTGGTCCTGCCCGCCCACTACGAGATCCACCCGTGGAGCTTCTTCGACAGCCAGGCTCTGGAATGGGCCGAGCACTACAAGATGCACGGCTTCCACCACGTCAAGCAGATGGACAACATCTACAACGTGGTGATCCGCACCAACTACTCCAATGTCCATGGCGCCCTCAACTACGATCACGATCTGGCCTACTACCTGGAGGATGTGGGCTTCAATGCCTTCTACTACTACTTCAACCTGGACTATCCCTTCTGGACCAAGGGCGGCGAGGAGCATGTCCTGAACAAGGATCGTCGCGGTGAGCTCTACCTGTACGTCCACTGGCAACTGCTGGCCCGTTGGTACCTGGAGCGTCTGTCCCACGATCTCGGCGAGGTGCCCGCCTTCAACATGTACGTTCCGACCGAATCCGGCTACGCCAGCAACCTGCGCACCTACTACGGCGTGCCCCAGTGGCACCGGGAGAACCACCACAGCTTCTACCACGAGCACAACTACGAGCACATCGAGCACGTGGAGATGTACACGCAGCGTGTGATGGACTGGATCCACAAGAACCAGAAGTTCGATGTGGAGACCATCAATGTGCTGGGCAACATCATCCAGGGCAATGCGGACAGCGTGGACAAGAAGTTCTACGGCAGTCTGGACAAGCTGTACCGCTTCATCGTGAACGAGGGCCACCACTATGGCCATGGAGACGAGAGCTTCCCCGGCCTGTTCATGCACTACGACACCTCCATGCGCGACCCCATCTTCTACGAGGTGTACAAGACCATTGTGAGCCACTACTGGCATCTGATGGAGACCTATCCGGAGTACCACCAGAAGGACTACGCCTTCGAGGGTGTCCACATCGATGCCGTCCACATGCCCGAGAGCCTCACCACCTACTTCGAGCACTTCGACTCGGACATCAGCAACGCCGTGAATGTGGAGCCCGCCGTGGAGGGTGCCACCGATCCGCTGTACAGCTTCGGCAGGAACTCCCACTACAAGGGATCCAGCTATGTGATCAAGGCTCGCCAGCAGCGCCTCAACCACAAGCCCTTCGAGTTCACCCTGGACGTGACGTCCGACAAGGCGCAGGATGCCGTGGTGAAGGTCTTCATTGGGCCCAAGTACGATGAGCACGGACACGTGATCCCGCTGGAGTACAACTACCAGAACTTCTTCGAGCTGGAGCACTTCAAGGTGCATCTGGAGGCGGGCGTTAACCACATCAAGCGCACCAGCGGTGACTTCTCCTTCTGGGTGAACGATCGCACCACCTACCTGGAGCTCTACCAGAAGCTGATGGACGCCACCAACAGCGACTACAAGTTCAAGCTGGACCAGTCGGAGGCCCACTGCGGTGTGCCCAACAGGATGATGCTGCCACGCGGCAAGAAGGGCGGCCAGGTGTTCCAGTTCTTCTACATGGTCTACCCGTACCACCAGCCCGAGGTTGCCCAGTTCACCGGCTACGATCCGGTGGTCAGCTGCGGCGTGGGACACGGATCCCGCTACGTGGACGCCCTGCCCTTCGGATTCCCCTTCAACCGACCGGTGAAGCACGACTACTACTTCGATGTCCACAACTTCAAGTTCTTCGACGTCAAGATCTTCCATCGCGACGAGCACACCAACGTGGTCTAG